Genomic DNA from Gemmatimonadota bacterium:
TGCGCTCCTTCCGCCGTCTGGGGAAGTACGCGTCGCGTTTCGCCGCCGACCCGCCGGCGGCGGTGCGGGCCCTGGACGCGTTTCGACTCGAGCTGCGCCCCACCGCGGACGGCGCCGTAGACGCCATCGCGCCCGACGGCCGCCGGCTGGCGGCGGGGTTGGTGGACCCGTTCCGGGTCGGCGCGTACTGCAGCCTCTTCTGGGCGGTGAACAAGATCCCGCTCGCCGCGCTGGCGTCGACCGTCCTGGTGCTCGTCGCCACGCCGTTGGCCGCCCGCGCCGACCTGCTTCCGCTCGCACTGCGCCTGTGGGTGCCGCTGGGCTTTCCGCTTGTGGCGCTCGGCCTGTGGGCCCTCTATCGCGAGTGGACCACCGCGCTGTTGGGCGCCATGCCGGTCTTGATCGGCAGGATTCTGGTCGCCGCCTTCCAGTCGAACGCTGGCTTGCCGTGGGCCAACCTGGCCGTCGCGCTGGGCGCGATGATGGCGTTCTACGTTGCGGCCGACTGGTTTTTCGTGCCCCGGCCCGTGCCTCCGGCGTTGCTGTTGTACACACGCGCCGGACCCGCGGCGCCGTACGCGCGCGAGCGCGACGCGCCCTACTGGCTGGAGGGGGAGGCCTACTGGGTGTGGCGCTACCTGCTGCTGTCGCCCGCCGAGATCAACAAGTTCTGGGAGCGCGACTGGGAGCGGGTCGAGATCTGGGTCCGCGCGGATGGGCCGAGCGCGGGCGAGTTGGAGTGGGTGGTGACGGATCTGCACTACCGGGAGCTGTGGTTTCCCCTGGAAGGACTGGCCCGCAAAGCGGTCCGCGAGCGAGACGTGTCGGTCGCCCGCGACGCGGTCGCATCCGGCGCGTCGGGCGTATGGCTGGTCGAGGTGGACGCCGACGTGCTGTTCCACTATCCGGCCATACAGGGCGTGACCTTCCTGCCCGACACGGGGACCGTCCCGGTGCGCGGTCTGGGCCACCTGCTGCGCGCCCTCCGGGAGCGCAGAAACGACCCCGCCGCGCGGACGGGGCGGGCGCGCCTCGAAGCCCTGCGGCTCAACCATGGGGTGCACGTGCTCGGCGACCTGCCCGAGCTCATCGCCCCCATGACCGCCGACCGGCTGCTGTCGCTGCCTTGGCGCTACTGGCGATACCCGCTAGGGGCGGCCAGCCGCAGACAGCCTCGACTCTACGGTCGCCTACCCGACCCTGCCCCGCCCGAGGCGGCGGACCGCGCGCTGCAGATCAAGAGCCCGGACTAGTGTGCCGTTGCACACTAGAACTTTTCTAAGTCGGCGGAACCGTGTAATTGTTACGGTGTGTAACGTGCCGGGATCACACCACCTCTGTCCCGATCGGATCCGCAACCCAGGGAGCGTCAACCGATGTCCATTCTCCGCAGGACGGGCCGAGCAACCGCCTTCGTGGTTGCCGCCGTGCTCGCCCCCCTTAACGCCACCCCGACGCATGCCTTGCAGGCGCAGGACGAGGACGCGCCGCACGACCACGGCGACGCTCCAGAGGACTGGATTCCCGAGGCCGTGCACATGGACGCCGAGGCGTCGCCCGAAGCGCTTCTGCTGCTGAACCGGGGCTTCGAGGCGCTGCACAACTTCTGGTACGATGAGGCGCGCAGCACCTTCAGGGCGGCGCACGAGCTTCAGCCGGGTTTCGTGATGGCCTACTGGGGCGAAGCGTTCTCGTTCCACGACCCGTTCGGGCTGGACGGCGGCCGCCCCGACTCCGTTCGCGCCGCTTTCCGGCGGCTGGCCCCGACCGCGCAGGAGCGTAGGGCGCTCACGGCGAGCGACAGCGAGGCGATGTATGTCGCGGCGATGGAGGCGCTCACCGAGGAGGGCGACCAGACGGAACGCCGGCGCGCGTTCAGCGAAGCGCTCCGGCAGTTGGCGGAGGCTCACCCCGAAGACTCCGAGGCGTGGGCGCTCTACGCCATCTCGGTGTTCGGTACGGAGGACAACATCCGCTCGGTTCCGGACGCCCGCGATGAGGCCGCGCGGGCGGCGCGCAGAGTCCTGGAGATCGAGCCGCGCCACCCGGGCGGCCTGCACTACACCATCCACGCCATGGACAACCCGTCGACCGCCGAACGGGCGCTGGACGTGGCGCAGCGCTACGCGGAGGTATCCCACTCCGCTTCCCACGCCATCCACATGCCCTCGCACATCTTCATCCAGCTGGCGCTGTGGGACGACGCGATCGCGGCGAACGAGCGCGCCTTCCAGGCGTCCGAGCTCTGGGTGGAGCGCACCGGACGTAGCGCCGACGACCGCGACTACCACGCGGCGGACTTTCTCCACTACGCCCTGCTCCAGCAGGGGCGCCGGGCCGAGGCCAGGGCGTGGTCCGAGGAGATGCGCAGGCTGCGCCCGGGGACCGATCACTGGTCACCCGCGTGGTACGGCGCGATCTGGGAGGCCAGGGAGCGGGTCGAGACGAACGCGTGGGGGTCCGGCGCGCTTACCGAGTCGGGATCCGAGTGGCGCGACGAGCTGCTGGCCACGGGCGTCGACGCGGCTCGAACCGGAGACCTCGAGCGCGCGCACGAGGTGCTCGCGACGCTCACCGAGCGACACCAGACACAGGTGGAGCGCCGGCCAGGCACCACCGCCGAGCTGCGCTGGCGCATGACCATGCTGGAGCTCGAGGCCGACATCGCTGCCGAGGAGGGCCGCTTCGACGACGCGCACGCGGCGCTCGGGAAGGTCCTGCAGGCCGACGCCTTGCTGCCGCCGCCCAACGAAACGCCGGATCCGCTGATCCCGGTCTACGAGCTGATCGGTGAGACGTTGCTCCGGGAGGGACGGCCGCACGACGCGATCGCCGCGTTCAACGCCTCACTCGAGCGCAGGCGTGGGCGCGCCCGGTCTCTGCTGGGCCTGGCGCGCGCGGGCCGGGCCGCCGACCGGCGCGCCGTCAGCGTCGCCGCGTACGGGGCGCTGCTACGCCAGTGGAGCAACGCGGACGCGGATCTGCCGGAGTTGGCGGAAGCGAGGGCGTACCTGGCGGCGAACGAGTAACGCGCCGCACGAGACAGCGGGGCCGCCCCGAAAGGGACGGCCCCGCGGAGCCTCCTACATGCCGAGCCTGCTCCGGACATCATTTCGGATCAACGCGTAGCCCGGGCTGTTGAAGTTGTTGTATACGACGCTTTCGAGGAGGCTTTGCGCCTCCGCCGCGTTACCTGCGGCCTCGTGCGCCAGGGCCAGGTGATACTGATTGTAGACGTTGTCGAGGTTGGCCTGTGCGTAGTGGCCGATGGACCCCTCATGATCGCCCTGGAGAAGGCTGCTCAACGCCATGAGATCGTGCGCCGGCTCGTTGCGGGTCGGATTCGCGTCCGGCTCCAGGAGAGCCATCGCCTCCTGAGCCCTGGCGGCGGCACCGGCGTGGTCGCCGCCTCGGGCGGCTAGCACGCCCGCCCAGTACGCGTTGTTCGCCTGGGTCCCTCTCATGACCGCGTCGCCTCCCACCACCTCGGCCTGCTCCAGATTGAGCGTGGCGCGCTGATCGAGGATGGCGGCCGCGTCGTCGAGCATGTCGTGGTGCAGCGCCACCTGTGCGGCCGTGGTGAGCGCGAAGACCTTGAGACCGAGCTTGCCTGGGACATCCTGCTCGTCGATCGAGGAAGCCAGGCCCGTAAGCTCACTCACAGCGGCGGCCGGATCCTCCGCGTGCACGCTGACCAGGGCGCGATACACGGCGAAGGACGGACCCTGACCCGCCCTCGATAGCCCGATGGACTGATCGTAGTCTGCGCGGGCGGCGTCGAAGTCTCCCAGGAACGAGTTGACGTGTCCCCGCTGCTGCACGGGTGAAGCGTCCTCGGGAGCCAACTCGTGTGCTCTCGTGTACGCGTCCCGCGCTCCAACGAGGTCGTTTTGAGCCCGCAACGCGTCTCCGAGGAAGTCGTGGCTATTCGGCTCGTCCGGCGCCAGTTCCACGACCCTTCGCATGTTTTCGACCGCTCGATCGAAGTCCTTCGGCTGATTGAAAATGTACGAATTGCCGAGGAACCCGTAGGCGGGCGCGAAGTCCGGCGCGAGCTCCGTCGCGCGTAGGGCAGATGCGCGTGCCTCGGCCATCTGCCTCATTCCTGCCTGGACCCCAGCGAGAATCAGCTGCGCGCGTGCGCTTTCCGGCTGGCCCTCGACCAACTGCTGGGCGAGCCGCAGCTGGCCCTCGCTGTTGTTCTCGAGTCCCTGACGGGTGATCTCGATTTCGAGTCGTTCCGCATCGCTCGCGCCCTCGGCGTTGGCTTCGGCGGCTTCCAGCCCGGAGATGAACTCGTCGGCCGAGTTCGCCGTGTTGGCTACCCGGAGGTGCCCCAGGGCGAAGGATGGATCCGCCTCTACCGCGGCAGCGAAGTGCACATTCGCGTCGATGACGCGGCCCATGTCCAGGGCGTGCTGACCCTCCCGGTAATGGGTCATCGCGGCCTCAGAGGACGACGACAGTGGCATGTCGACGACCACGGTCGTGCCTTCGTCCGTCGCGGCCTGTTCACCGGCGTCGCCGGCGCAGGCCAACAGCGATGAGCCGACCAACAGGGCCAACAGGGGGGTTCTGGTGTTGAGCATAGATTCCTCCTTGTCCGGTATCGGACCGGTCCCTTGTCGCGGCCGAGATCGGGGGTGTCTCCGCGCGCTGGTGGGGCCTGCAACCTGATTGTGGAAAACTCTTTAGGCAATGGGCAGAATGGTCGGCCCGAACGGACGGTCGTCGGGCCCTTCCCCGGGGCCCGCGCCTTGCGGACATTGCGGGCATGCTACCGACTTTTGTGATCATCGGGACGATGAAGGGCGGAACCACCAGCCTCTTCTACTATCTCGCGGAGCACCCGCAGGTCCGCATGGCTTCCCTGCGGGAGTCGGACTTCTTCGTGGCCCGGCGCAACTACGGCAAGGGCCTCGCGTGGTACGAGTCCCTGTACGACGGGCCGGAGGGGCCGTCGATCTTCGGCGAGTCATCGCCCAACTACGCCAAGCGGCAGTTCTTTCCCGGGGTGCCCGAGCGCATGCACGCCGCGGTGCCGAACGCCCGGCTGGTCTACTGCCTGCGCGACCCCATCGACCGCATCGTGTCGCATTGGGTCCACAACGTTTCGCAGGGCCGGGAAAGCGCGTCGCTGGACGATGCGCTGTCCGATCCAGCCGAGAACACCTACGTGCGGACCAGCCAGTACCACTATCAGATCAGGGCGTTTCTGTCGTACTACGGACTGGACGACGTGCTGTTCGTGGACTCGAACGAACTCCGGTCGGATAGGCGGCGGACGCTGCGGGACGTGTTCGACTTCGTGGGCGCGGACCCCGCATTCGAGGCCCCAGCGTTCGATCGGCTGCACCACGTCTCCTCGATCAAGGAGCGGCCGGCCCGCATGGACCGATTCGTCCCCAGCGTGCGGCTGAGAAAGGCGCTGCGTCCGCTGCTGCCGGCCTATCTCGGGGCGCCTCGGCCCATCGAGGACGCCGCGATGTCGCCCGTCGTGCGGGATCGCATCGCTGGGGTGCTACACGCGGACGCCG
This window encodes:
- a CDS encoding sulfotransferase, coding for MLPTFVIIGTMKGGTTSLFYYLAEHPQVRMASLRESDFFVARRNYGKGLAWYESLYDGPEGPSIFGESSPNYAKRQFFPGVPERMHAAVPNARLVYCLRDPIDRIVSHWVHNVSQGRESASLDDALSDPAENTYVRTSQYHYQIRAFLSYYGLDDVLFVDSNELRSDRRRTLRDVFDFVGADPAFEAPAFDRLHHVSSIKERPARMDRFVPSVRLRKALRPLLPAYLGAPRPIEDAAMSPVVRDRIAGVLHADAEALRSLTGKKFEGWSV
- a CDS encoding tetratricopeptide repeat protein, with product MLNTRTPLLALLVGSSLLACAGDAGEQAATDEGTTVVVDMPLSSSSEAAMTHYREGQHALDMGRVIDANVHFAAAVEADPSFALGHLRVANTANSADEFISGLEAAEANAEGASDAERLEIEITRQGLENNSEGQLRLAQQLVEGQPESARAQLILAGVQAGMRQMAEARASALRATELAPDFAPAYGFLGNSYIFNQPKDFDRAVENMRRVVELAPDEPNSHDFLGDALRAQNDLVGARDAYTRAHELAPEDASPVQQRGHVNSFLGDFDAARADYDQSIGLSRAGQGPSFAVYRALVSVHAEDPAAAVSELTGLASSIDEQDVPGKLGLKVFALTTAAQVALHHDMLDDAAAILDQRATLNLEQAEVVGGDAVMRGTQANNAYWAGVLAARGGDHAGAAARAQEAMALLEPDANPTRNEPAHDLMALSSLLQGDHEGSIGHYAQANLDNVYNQYHLALAHEAAGNAAEAQSLLESVVYNNFNSPGYALIRNDVRSRLGM